A genomic region of Nitrospinota bacterium contains the following coding sequences:
- a CDS encoding carotenoid biosynthesis protein: METLSLLWGTVILRPYVFIFLAFYLTIAILNMGVARSLCFTVLAYLVAFLSEYSSTRNGFPFGYYSYIETTRDQELWISNVPFMDSLSFSFLIYVSYTLSLLLWAPLIKNKWDIRLGDIQPIKHSVRVIASASILCMMLDVIIDPAAFLGDRWFLGKIYYYKEEGEYFHIPLTNFAGWVFVSAVTLSIFTALERWLDEKIPFHPRYQLPAQALLGPGIYFGVLIFNLAVTFYIKEALLGLIGTLISLALFCLALFRVKFAPDHSLLQGIQDKEQI, encoded by the coding sequence ATGGAAACGCTATCTCTTTTATGGGGCACAGTAATCCTGAGACCTTATGTGTTTATATTTCTCGCATTTTACTTAACGATAGCCATCCTCAATATGGGAGTAGCCCGTTCTCTTTGTTTCACAGTACTTGCTTATCTGGTAGCTTTTCTTTCAGAATATTCATCAACCCGAAATGGGTTTCCATTTGGATATTATAGTTATATTGAAACCACCCGTGATCAGGAATTGTGGATCAGTAACGTACCATTCATGGATTCACTGTCATTCTCTTTTCTGATCTATGTCAGCTATACTTTGAGCCTGTTACTCTGGGCACCTCTCATAAAAAATAAATGGGATATCAGACTCGGTGACATTCAGCCCATAAAACATTCGGTCAGGGTCATTGCCTCGGCTTCGATTTTATGTATGATGTTGGACGTTATCATTGATCCGGCAGCATTTTTAGGAGATCGCTGGTTTCTCGGAAAGATTTATTATTACAAAGAGGAAGGAGAATATTTTCACATTCCCCTTACTAATTTCGCAGGCTGGGTTTTTGTTTCTGCGGTAACACTGTCGATCTTTACAGCTCTAGAACGCTGGTTGGATGAAAAAATTCCTTTCCATCCCCGATACCAACTTCCCGCCCAGGCTTTACTGGGTCCAGGAATCTATTTTGGCGTACTGATATTTAATCTCGCTGTCACGTTTTATATAAAAGAAGCGTTGCTGGGTTTGATAGGAACTCTGATCAGCCTGGCACTTTTTTGTTTAGCCCTATTCAGAGTCAAGTTTGCGCCTGACCATTCTCTCCTCCAAGGCATACAAGACAAGGAGCAAATATAA